The following nucleotide sequence is from Pochonia chlamydosporia 170 chromosome 4, whole genome shotgun sequence.
CGCTTGAGAGAGCAAGTCCGAAGCAACAAACGCAGGGTTGGCGTCCTTGTCAGCAACGACGAGGACTTCAGACGGACCAGCGGGCATGTCGATGCTCACGCCGGCGTTTGTATCGTTGCTGACGTGCATCTTGGCAGCCGTAACAAATTGGTTACCCGGACCAAGAATCTTGTCAACTTTGCTGACGCTTTCCGTACCGTACGCCATGGCGGCGACGGCTTGAGCTCCACCGGCGAGGACGATGCTCTCGGCGCCAACTTTGTGCGCGACATAGACAATTTCGGGGGTGATGCTGCCGTCTGATCGGGGAGGTGAGGCGAGAACGAGCTTCTTGCAGCCGGCAACCTTGGCTGGAACACCGAGCATGAGGGCGGTGCTGGGCAGGACGGCAGTGCCACCAGGGATATATAAACCAACTCGTTCAATGGGGCGTGAGAATCGACCACAGACGACGCCCGGCATGGTCTCGACTTGGAGGGGCTTGTCTTCCTTTTGGGCTGCGTGGAATTTCTTGATGTTCTCGTATGATGTATCAATGGCCTTGATTGTCTCTGGGTCAAGGTTCATGAGCTCCTTAGGAAAGGGAGCCTTGATAACAGGTGAGGTAAGAGAAGTAGCCTTTTCAAATTTGTGAGTGTACGACAGTAATGCCTTGTCGCCATTTTTGCGGACATCATCGATAATGGGGGTGACGATCTTGAGGATAGCCTCTGGGGACTTTTGGGACGGACGCTGAAGAGCATTGAGCAATTCAGTTTCTGAAACCTTGGTAGAGTCGATCCGCTGCATGGTGATTCTGCCCTCGGCTGGCTTTTCGACTGGGCTAGCCTTGGCTGGTGCGGCAGACTCTGTCTTGATGCCCTCCTTGTCGGCCCATTTGCCCTTGGCATTGCCGGGTCGTCTGGTGACCTTGAGGCTCTTTGCATCCAAGTTGGCCTCAATATCAGCCAGGCTGGCACCGGCTCCGATAGCCTTTGCTAAGGCAAAGTAAATGAGGTCTGCGGCTTCAAAAGCAACATCCTTGGGATCCTTGGCGTCACAGAgctcctctgcttcttccataATCTTTGCCCGAAGAAGCTTCTCGTCGGAGAAGAGTCGGGCAGTGTACGAGCCCTGGGGAGCGGATTGCTTTCTTGATTTGAGAGTCTGCTCAAGAGCAGGGATACCGCTCAAGTTTCCAAAGCATCCAAACTGTTGAAGGTGGCAGAAGCGGCCTGTCTGCTTGACGACAAACTTTAAGGTGTCATTGTCACAGTCCAGGGCAAGGCGAACGAGCTCCTGGGTGTCTCCTGAAGTAGCACCCTTGACCCATAGTCCTCGCTTGCGGCTTTGATAGACGCCAGTTTGTGTCTTCAACGCTTCAAGTATGCTCTCTTCGCTGGTATAGGCAAGACCAAGAGCGACACCGGCCTCGTCGGTGACGACGGTAGGGATGAGGCCATCCTGGCGGTCGGATTTCCAGTATGTGGCAATAACCTTGGAAAGCAAAAGCTTGCCAGTGGCAGACTTGTCCGTTGTGAGGCCTGTAGAGGGGAGAATAGCAATGGCATTGGCCTTTTGCGCGGCTTCAATGAACTTGTCAAGAGGCGTTCCTTCCACGGGCAGAAGATAGAGgttcttgatcttggcggATTGGGCAGCCTCGACAAATTTCTGCGCTTCAGCGGATGATAAATCGAAATTCTTTACTAGCAGCCCGTGCTCTGAAGCAGCAGAGATATCTGGCTTGCTAACAGCCGGAAGGACTCTGTCTCCGAAATCGGTGTATTGAGACAAAGCTTCCGGGATGACGAAGACTTTCCTTGCCCCACGATCCAGCAGAGCGACGACATCGTCTTGTGATTCCAGAGCGGTAGCATCCAGATGGGCGTGGAATTCGTAATTGTGGCGATTGAAAAAGCGCATGAGCTTCTCTTGAATCTTTGGCGTCGCCTGCAAGAAGGGATTGCCCAACAGTGACACTTCCTCTCGGGTCAAGCCGTCGAGATTGGCCAGTCCCGGCGGGACGGCAACACTGATGAGGAACGGCAAGGGCAGCTCGGTCTCCATTGTGAAATTCGATCGTTCAATCAAtgaggccgagaaggaaTGAAATTCCCAATTAACTGCCAAGACTTATATATCTCAATTGGGAGATTGGAAGGTTGCGAATACAAGTGAGTCAACATGGAGATCTCAGAAAAAGATGATGGTGGGGCGTTCCGCGACTTTTTGCCCCTCCAAAAGCCGCAGTAAAAAAATGCAGTGAGAAATAGTGGCCACACAAGAGTCAGAGGCTGCTGGTTTGCAGCGTGTCAGCAAGCATCCAATGGCTGGGTCTCTGGAGTATTGATTTTGTGCATCCTGCCCAATGAGTCTGGTATCATGAGCAATCACACTCATCACCTCTCAAATCTCATGTATCTGCATGCTTCCGGCTGACTTTAAAACAAAATGCTAGCCGATTACGGCCAAAGTGAAGCTATGCCGATCTAACCCACAACTGTTATTCCAGTAGCACCGTAAATTTAATGTCGCCTATGGGACAATTGGCATCAGGCATACGACCTCGATAAATACTGCtttcacaacaccaaacaacaCTTCATGGACCAAAAATGTGTAAGAATAAGTATCAATAATCGTGCTCATGAACATCACACCATTTGTTTTCGCCCCTCCTTCTTCCGCCTGCAAGGCCGTTTCGAGGAAGTCAATTAATTTCCAAACATATTCATTTTTCGCACATGCCAGGAAACGTGATGTTGGGACAAAATGACTTTGAGAGTGGTCCTGGGTCATAAAGGGATGGTACCAGTCAGGTTAGTAATGCGGCCCTTTGATTGGCCACGACGACTCTCCTTGAACCATGAGGCTAAGCCTCGGAGCTGGTCGGAATGGCAAAAAAAATGGGCGCCTGGTGCTTCAGGCCACAAATTACCTCAGGAAAGCTCTAGCCGAGCGAGATCGAAAGATTTCATCAAACCACTCAATCCATCTTCGAGCCACCCAAACCTCCCCCATGGCGTCTCGCAGACTAGCTTTAAACCTCTCGCAGGGCCTGCGAAGCCGTGCTGGTCTGTCGGCCGCCGGTTCCCTTCGTCGAGGCTTCGCGACTCCCTCCTCCGTCGGCAAAACTCAAACCACAACACTCAAGAACGGCTTGACCGTGCGTACCATCCATCCGGGCTCAATTGGCCACGATATACCTTCTTGGGACTTGCTACTGACATAGAAACCTCAGGTCGCCACTGAGCACTCGCCATGGGCCCAAACTTCGACTGTTGGTGTCTGGATTGACGCCGGTTCCCGAGCCGAGACTGACGAGAACAACGGCACCGCACACTTCCTCGAGCATCTGGCTTTCAAGGTACAACAACAATCGCCATCGACGAGCAATTGGTTTCGAAAAAATACTAACCGTCTCTCCAGGGCACTGCCAAGCGATCGCAGCAGCAATTGGAGCTCGAAATCGAGAACATGGGCGGCCACCTCAACGCCTACACTTCTGTATGTGGATTCAACCTTTCCAGGGAGACGCCGGAACACGCAGGCAACTAACAAAACCCATAGCGTGAGAACACTGTCTACTTCGCCAAGGCCTTCAACTCCGATGTTCCCCAGTGCGTCGATATCCTGTCCGATATTCTGCAGAACTCGAAGCTTGAGGAGTCTGCCATTGAGCGCGAGCGCGATGTCATCCTTCGCGAGTCtgaggaggttgagaagcAGGTTGAGGAGGTCGTCTTCGATCACCTGCACGCCACTGCTTTCCAGCATCAGCCTCTGGGCCGCACCATCCTCGGCCCTCGCCAGAACATCCGCGACATCACCCGAACCGAGCTCACCAGCTACATCAAGAACAACTACACCGCCGACCGCATGGTCCtcgttggtgctggtggcatcCCCCACGAGCAGCTCGTTGAGTTGGCCGAGAAGCACTTCGCCGGCCTCCCCAGCAAGAGCCCCGAGAACCAGGCTTACCTTCTGTCCAAGCAGAAGGCCGACTTCATCGGTTCCGATGTCCGTGTTCGTGATGACACCATGGGCACCGCCAACGTCGCCCTGGCTGTCGAGGGTGTCAGCTGGAGCTCTGACGACTACTTCACTGCTCTGGTCACCCAGGCTATTGTCGGCAACTACGACAAGGCTATGGGCAATGCTCCCCACCAGGGCAGCAAGCTCAGCGGTCTCGTCCACCGACACGAGCTGGCCAACAGCTTCATGAGCTTCTCCACCAGCTACAGCGACACTGGGTATGCTTCAAACctctttccatcttcaatcgCGTTTTGCCAGAATTTGAGCTAACACACACTATAGTCTCTGGGGTATCTACCTGAGCACCGACAACATCACCCGCCTGGACGATCTCGTCCACTTCGCTATGCGTGAGTGGATGCGCCTGTGCAACAACGTCGGCGAGGCTGAGGTTGAGCGCGCCAAGGCTCAGCTCAAGGCTTCCATCCTCCTGTCTCTCGACGGCACCACTGCCGTTGCCGAGGATATTGGCCGCCAGCTCATCACCACTGGCCGCCGCATGATGCCCGGAGAGATTGAGCGCAAGATCGATGCCATCACTGAGAAGGAGGTCATGGACTTTGCCAACCGCAAGCTGTGGGACAAGGACATTGCCATCAGCGCTGTTGGCAGCATCGAAGCATTGTTTGACTACCAGAGACTGCGGAACACCATGAAGCCGAAGTTCTAAGGTAGCGTTGGGCCGGAAGGGTTGGCAGAAGCGTGACTCGGTTATAGAGTGTATGAGATACCGTTTTAACTAAAGGCCTAGTGTACCATAAAGTTCTCTCCTTGTTCATACAGTAGTTGTCAGAATCGGGGGTACTAAAATTTGGTTTTATTTGTCGTCTAAATCACGTCCCACGCTTGCAAGTGTTGCTCCAATCTCCCACGTCCTCCTTTTCCGCAGGAACCTACATGACAACCAATGGATCGTCCCCTATCACTCAGATCTTCCTCTAACTGCGCACTGGCATGATAGTGATTCCAGTGTATCGTTGCTCCATATCAGGCGGCTCGTGAAGTGTTGAATACAAGGTAACTTCACAGACTTGTTTACAAAATTTAAACATCATGCATATCGTGGTATAATTTTACAGTGTGTTAATTTATCGAGGTCGAGTGGCTAAATTTCGGGTGCTATGCCTAGTACCTACGCCGTACTACTGATACCAAACACAGTGCTAAATTTTCCAGTGTTGAATGAGACCCGAGAGAGGATGGTTCAACTTATCTGGCTCAGTGTCATCGAACTGATACTGCATTAACTATCACGAGCAGCTAAACAGCTTTGGAATTATTCTCCTGGACGTAACGCACATGACTGCCCATGACATTCACCCTGTAATCTCACCAAGATTAGAGGATACTGCCATCTCCAAGTACTGAACAAACACAAATAGTCTTAAAAGTGTCAAGTATTGTCAATTGATGGATATCTGTTCCTTCCTTTACCATTGCCAAACTCCATTAACGCCAGCCATGTTCATAAATCTTAAaaccatgccatgccataACCACCGTCTACTCTGCCAtctcctcgtcaacatcatcccCGAAAACATCGTCAACTGTACCACCCTCCactccatcaccgccaacGTCCTCCGGCTCTGGTGCCTCAACTCCCTCcatggcatcaccaccatgtccctcttcatcatcttcgtcaccCGCCTCGTCCCACATATCCTTGAGACCCCAACTTGTCCCACTAAGCACAAACCGCTCGCTGGGTAGTCGAACACCCCACTCGTTGGGGACAATTCGCGGCAAGGCAACTTTATTCCGTTCTCGCGCGAGTTCTTGCATGTAGTCTTTgctgatgccgccgccactgCTTCCTCCGCGGAACTGGTAACCAAGACGGGCGCCGATGGCAAGCTTCACGCCGTTTGCTGTGATTGGCGCATCGCCTGCCGCAAGGGCTGACGCTCCTGAGGCTGCGGATGGCTTTGAGCCAGCTTGGGTGACGTACGGGTCGCCGGAGAGGTGTAGCGCGTCACTGAGAATAGAGGACGTGTGACGGTAGGCAAAGTCGAGGAGCAGTAATGGGACTCGTTGCTCGTATGCCGTGACACCTTGGGATGTCAGAAGTAGTTCGATCAGACGGGCATCGCGAGGTCGAGGAGGCTCCGTGGCGCTGGGGGGCGGGGGTGCGGTGTTTGGTGTGGGCTGTGTTTGTGAAGCCATTTCGGTGTTTTGTGTGAGGTTGAAGTTTAAAGTGCGAGGTTGTTTGGAGTTGGGAGTTCAAGTTTGTGAATTGAATGAGGGCCGGGGCTCGTTAATCCGTGGCAGTTGGTCACCAGCTGGTCGCAATTCCTGCCAGCCGCCTTGTGGGGCTCATTGATGCTCAGCACCAAGTGCCCGCAGCTGCAAGCTGACAGCTGAAGTGCGGTGCAGGCGCAGGCACTTTCCGGAGCACATATGCACTATGACCATCATTCGTCCACGCAATGTCTGGAGATGAGCCAAACCGGCCAAGATGAACCCCTCTTACACTGTCATACTGACTGCAGGAGAAAATCCTCTATGCTGTGTACGACCTGTTACACAAACCGCTGCGAAATCAATCTTACAGGACGTTATAAATTATAAATATGAAAGGCCTACTTCAAAGCTATCCCCCGCTCGGCCAAGTCACCATCATCCAAAGCCGTGAAGTGATATTGACAGCAGTGCTGCGAGTATCCCTCACTCAggtggaagaagaatggGAAGTCGCACTTTGGATATCTCATGATAACAAGGATTGGAGCGAGATAAGTCTTGCCAAGTTAGCGCCTCATGATGAGCCACACCATCTCGGTCACCAGCCTCGGTCTACTTCACTGTTATACTTTGCCTGTTCATTTCGGCTGCAGAGGTCTGCTCAGTTCACGCTGAAATTCCGCCAAGCAAGTAACAAACCGTGGGAATGGGTTCGTGACAAGGAGGGTTTGAACGATGGCGTCGTCATCCTTCTTACACCTCACTCCGTGTCTGAGGACAATGTAGGGCCACGCATCGCAGACTTAGACACCAAGTGGAAGATATCATCACCTGTGAGCCAGTCTCCAGGCACTCGGTTATGGTCACTAGACTGCGCCCTACCTGCCTCGCCCGGGAGATACACGGCAGCTCGAGATATTGATGTCGGTACGCCATGGGGCTCGTTTCTGAGGTAGGTTGCCTTCCTTCTGCCTGTTGTGAAAGTTGGTGATAATAGATGTTGTTTTGTATTTGCAAAGCTACGGGGCTAATGCAAGGCAGGTGGTTTGCTCTTGTGCAACACAAGGCTGCCTGGCTTGGTCCACGACACGGAAAGTCTCAATTTAACGTAGATCAAGATGCAATTTTGTGTTGTTTTCTAAGCCACGAAGGcaagacgatggcgatgctAGCCATCAGTGGCATTGGCAATGTGACGACGACGTTCCGTCACAATGATCAGGGGATGGTCACTGTGCACGTATGAGAAGCTCCATCGTTCGCAATGTAACTGTATGATTAATTACTGTAGGCCAGGAACGATTCCGAGTCAATAGGAACAGCCACCGTTTTGGTGTCAGAGGGGAACGACTTCCAAAACGCTGTTGCTTCCGTTATGTATCATGCAAGAACCATGGTGTCCGGGCCATATGCTACACCAAAGGAACAATTAACTAGTCGGTTAGACGACGACCCCAGAACTACAGCAGCGTGGAAACCGGAGTGGTATGACGGCTTAGGATTCTGTGAGTCTTGTCCGCCACGCCGTTTGGGAAGTCAATGTTAACTTGTCAACTGGCACTTGGAATGCTTTAGGACAACAGCTTTCAGAGAAGACAATTCTTGCTGCCGTTGAGGAGCTCGCTAGGAACGAGATTCGTATCACCAATCTTATAATTGATGACAATTGGCAGTCTCTTGACCGGAGTGGAGGCGACCAATTTGAATATAGCTGGGTTGAATTTGAAGCAGATCGAAAGGCTTTTCCAAACGGATTGAAAGGTTTGGTATCACAAATTCGCAATATTCACCCAGACATTCAGCATGTTTTCGTATGGCATGCTCTTCTGGGCTATTGGGGCGGCATCTCACCATGTGGCAGCATCGCCGAGACCTATGAGACGACCAGGGTATCTCACGAGGGAGAAAATACAGATTCTCTGATTGTAGTTGTCAAGCCGGATGTATCCCGATTTTATGACGACTTTTACAGATTCCTGGCCGACTCGGGGATCGATGGTGTCAAAGCCGACGCACAAGTCCAGGTTGACTTGTTGACCACCGCAGCAGACCGTCGAGACTTGATGTCCACCTACCTTGATGCATGGTCTGAGGCATCAAAGCGGTATTTCGGTTCGCAAACCATATCTTGCATGTCGCAGTTCCCATACGCCCTCTTCTATTCTCAACTGCCCCGAAATCGCAGGGAGATTCTGGTCAGGAACTCTGATGATTTCTTCCCTGACGTTCCGCGATCACATCCATGGCATATGTGGGCCAATGCTCACAATGCTATCTTTACTCAGTTTTTGAATGCGGTTCCTGACTGGGACATGTTCCAAACTGCACATGATTATTCAGGGTTTCATGCCGCAGCTCGTTGTGTGAGCGGTGGTCCCATCTATATTACAGACGTTCCGGGAGACCACAACATACGTCTTCTCAGGCAAATGACTGCGACCACTCCTCTCGGACAAACGGTTATTCTGCGGCCGAGTGTCTTGGGGAAATCCGTTTCCGCTTATGCGAGCTATGAGGACGATGTACTCTTAAAGATTGGTAGCTACAACGGTAAGCTTCCATATGCAAATTCGCACATTCTTGGTTGCCTACCAACATACGTGCTGACTGTGAATTGTAGGCGCAGCACAAACAGGCATTGGTATTCTCGGCGTTTTCAACATTTCGACCAGGGACCTTGTTGAACTCATTCCGCTCGAGCTCTTCCCTGGAGTATCCAATGCCGGTAAATACGTAGTTCGAGCTCATAGCACCGGCAAAGCTTCTATGCCTATGACTGTTGGAGGTCCGGAACCATTTATTTCCATTTCTTTGGAAGAGACTGGGCATGAGATTTATAGTGCTTTCCCGGTGACACCTTTCAAGGGCAAAGGACACGATGATGGACATGTTGGTGTCTTTGGTTTAGTTGGCAAGATGACTGGTGGTGTAGCAATGACGTCAAGTTCCATGGTACAAAGGGAAGACGGCAGAGTTGTTGTGACATGTAATATCAAGGTCCTGGGTGCTCTCGGTGAGTGATGCCACCTTTGTTGTAAACTGTGATGCAAACTTGCAAATGCTGATATGAGGGTCAGGTGTATACATTTCCACGCTTCCGCAGCTAGATATTGAGGACGATTTCATGGTAGCGATTGAAAGTCAACCAGTTTCTTTTGAAACAGTCAGGAGGAGTGAAGACGATATTCGAATGTTCGAGATTGATGTTGAGAAAGCTTGGGAGGGGATGGTTTCGAGGAGCTTGCAAAGAAATGAAGTACAGGTTAAAGTGAGCTTCCAGCCTTGAGCTAGTGGTTAGAAGTTATGGACCTGTGATGTCAGACATGGGCAGCAAGGTGGAGTTCAGCATTCAGTCATTCAGTAGAAATGATGGACAGTAGTGCAATACGTACAGGAGAGCGCGAGCAattttgaagaagttggatAGGTAGCGACTCTGTGATTCTCCAACCTGTCTAGTGTTTCAGGGACCAACTGAAGTCTGGTATGCTAGTTGTTGTTGTGCGAAATGAGCTGCCAAGTGGCAGAGAGCTGTGACACTGATGAAGCTTGTCAGTGCTGATGTGTGCTGGTGCATGTGCTTTGAAACCTGCAGGCGCTCGGTTTGGCAGGAGCACCCCACCTGTTGCTGCCCCGCTTCTCAAAACAGAGGGGAGAGAAAAAAGTTGAAGTCCCTCTCTCTGCACCAATGTGAGGCACGCTTCTACTTTAGCCACTTTAGCAGGCTCCGCTCTGCAGGGTCCCGTcccccaacaccaaaaaagTATAAGAAAAAAAATTTCGGCCTACACCATTTCTCTCtctttggccttcttctttcctaCGGGAAGAAGCGCCGTATCAACCTTGACCAGTCGATTTAGTAGATCCTCGCCAGTTCTTTACTCAAATCGACTCTTCGTCTTCGACCTCGACTTCTCTTTCTTACCCCCAGCCATTTGTGTATTTAACTATatttgcaatggctgctctCACTGCCTTTGGCGCCGGCAAGGTGCTCGACCACACCACTGCCCTCAATGTCCTCAAGGAGTACAAGACTGCGGATGGTCTCGATATCCACGAGCTCATGGACACCACCAAGCATGGCGGTCTTACCTACAATGATTTCCTGCTGATGCCTGGCTACATTGGCTTTCCTGCCTCGGCCGTCACCCTCGACTCTGCCATCACCAAACGCATCACTCTCAAGACTCCTTTTGTGTCCTCCCCCATGGACACTGTCACAGAGCACGAGATGGCTATCCACATGGCACTTCAGGGCGGCCTGGGTGTCATTCACCACAACTGCTCCCCCGATGCCCAAGCCGACATGGTCCGCAAGGTGAAGCGTTATGAGAACGGTTTCATCCTTGACCCCGTCGTCATTGACCGCAATACCACTGTCGGCGAGGCTAAGGCCCTCAAGGAGAAGTGGGGATTTGGCGGTTTCCCTGTGACTGGTACGTTTTGAATATGCCTCCTATTCGATCACGGCCCCAAATCGTCATGACACTGCAATATGATTATCAACCAATTCAATTTATAACTTTCGTTCCACCGTAAAGACTTAACGTCATGGGGAGAGAAATACTATGACCCACAGCACACAATTTTCACCAGTCTTGAAGAAATTATGCTTCTTGTTGGACAATGGCTAACATGACTGGACACAGAGGATGGCAAGCTTGGATCCAAGCTCCTGGGTATTGTCACCAACCGAGACCTCCAGTTCGAGGACGAGGCCGATGCAAACGTCGCCAACGTCATGGTGACCGATCTTG
It contains:
- a CDS encoding histidinol dehydrogenase, with amino-acid sequence METELPLPFLISVAVPPGLANLDGLTREEVSLLGNPFLQATPKIQEKLMRFFNRHNYEFHAHLDATALESQDDVVALLDRGARKVFVIPEALSQYTDFGDRVLPAVSKPDISAASEHGLLVKNFDLSSAEAQKFVEAAQSAKIKNLYLLPVEGTPLDKFIEAAQKANAIAILPSTGLTTDKSATGKLLLSKVIATYWKSDRQDGLIPTVVTDEAGVALGLAYTSEESILEALKTQTGVYQSRKRGLWVKGATSGDTQELVRLALDCDNDTLKFVVKQTGRFCHLQQFGCFGNLSGIPALEQTLKSRKQSAPQGSYTARLFSDEKLLRAKIMEEAEELCDAKDPKDVAFEAADLIYFALAKAIGAGASLADIEANLDAKSLKVTRRPGNAKGKWADKEGIKTESAAPAKASPVEKPAEGRITMQRIDSTKVSETELLNALQRPSQKSPEAILKIVTPIIDDVRKNGDKALLSYTHKFEKATSLTSPVIKAPFPKELMNLDPETIKAIDTSYENIKKFHAAQKEDKPLQVETMPGVVCGRFSRPIERVGLYIPGGTAVLPSTALMLGVPAKVAGCKKLVLASPPRSDGSITPEIVYVAHKVGAESIVLAGGAQAVAAMAYGTESVSKVDKILGPGNQFVTAAKMHVSNDTNAGVSIDMPAGPSEVLVVADKDANPAFVASDLLSQAEHGVDSQVILIAVDLNEQQLQAIDDEVHNQAMALPRVDIVRGSIAHSVTVQVKTMDEAMRISNEYAPEHLILQIKDAAKSVDQVMNAGSVFIGEWTPESVGDYSAGVNHSLPTYGFAKQYSGVNLASFMKHITCSNLTADGLKNVGSAVMQLAKVEELEAHRRAVEIRLKYMNGQ
- a CDS encoding mitochondrial processing peptidase beta subunit (similar to Aspergillus terreus NIH2624 XP_001210709.1), which encodes MASRRLALNLSQGLRSRAGLSAAGSLRRGFATPSSVGKTQTTTLKNGLTVATEHSPWAQTSTVGVWIDAGSRAETDENNGTAHFLEHLAFKGTAKRSQQQLELEIENMGGHLNAYTSRENTVYFAKAFNSDVPQCVDILSDILQNSKLEESAIERERDVILRESEEVEKQVEEVVFDHLHATAFQHQPLGRTILGPRQNIRDITRTELTSYIKNNYTADRMVLVGAGGIPHEQLVELAEKHFAGLPSKSPENQAYLLSKQKADFIGSDVRVRDDTMGTANVALAVEGVSWSSDDYFTALVTQAIVGNYDKAMGNAPHQGSKLSGLVHRHELANSFMSFSTSYSDTGLWGIYLSTDNITRLDDLVHFAMREWMRLCNNVGEAEVERAKAQLKASILLSLDGTTAVAEDIGRQLITTGRRMMPGEIERKIDAITEKEVMDFANRKLWDKDIAISAVGSIEALFDYQRLRNTMKPKF
- a CDS encoding transcription initiation factor TFIID (similar to Cordyceps militaris CM01 XP_006670631.1) — encoded protein: MASQTQPTPNTAPPPPSATEPPRPRDARLIELLLTSQGVTAYEQRVPLLLLDFAYRHTSSILSDALHLSGDPYVTQAGSKPSAASGASALAAGDAPITANGVKLAIGARLGYQFRGGSSGGGISKDYMQELARERNKVALPRIVPNEWGVRLPSERFVLSGTSWGLKDMWDEAGDEDDEEGHGGDAMEGVEAPEPEDVGGDGVEGGTVDDVFGDDVDEEMAE
- a CDS encoding raffinose synthase protein Sip1 (similar to Neosartorya fischeri NRRL 181 XP_001267197.1), with translation MKGLLQSYPPLGQVTIIQSREVILTAVLRVSLTQVEEEWEVALWISHDNKDWSEISLAKLAPHDEPHHLGHQPRSTSLLYFACSFRLQRSAQFTLKFRQASNKPWEWVRDKEGLNDGVVILLTPHSVSEDNVGPRIADLDTKWKISSPVSQSPGTRLWSLDCALPASPGRYTAARDIDVGTPWATGLMQGRWFALVQHKAAWLGPRHGKSQFNVDQDAILCCFLSHEGKTMAMLAISGIGNVTTTFRHNDQGMVTVNDSESIGTATVLVSEGNDFQNAVASVMYHARTMVSGPYATPKEQLTSRLDDDPRTTAAWKPEWYDVNVNLSTGTWNALGQQLSEKTILAAVEELARNEIRITNLIIDDNWQSLDRSGGDQFEYSWVEFEADRKAFPNGLKGLVSQIRNIHPDIQHVFVWHALLGYWGGISPCGSIAETYETTRVSHEGENTDSLIVVVKPDVSRFYDDFYRFLADSGIDGVKADAQVQVDLLTTAADRRDLMSTYLDAWSEASKRYFGSQTISCMSQFPYALFYSQLPRNRREILVRNSDDFFPDVPRSHPWHMWANAHNAIFTQFLNAVPDWDMFQTAHDYSGFHAAARCVSGGPIYITDVPGDHNIRLLRQMTATTPLGQTVILRPSVLGKSVSAYASYEDDVLLKIGSAAQTGIGILGVFNISTRDLVELIPLELFPGVSNAGKYVVRAHSTGKASMPMTVGGPEPFISISLEETGHEIYSAFPVTPFKGKGHDDGHVGVFGLVGKMTGGVAMTSSSMVQREDGRVVVTCNIKVLGALGE